One Apostichopus japonicus isolate 1M-3 chromosome 14, ASM3797524v1, whole genome shotgun sequence genomic window carries:
- the LOC139979669 gene encoding zinc transporter ZIP1-like: MEDSFKVEPTGHPGYQSTIKIKVLSLFLLLLISLIGGAIPLYLVRDVELNTPRTIRRNRRIRRVVSIMNSFSGGVFLGIALVHLLPSVRVLLTDALKAKDPEHGVSEYPWAELIASAGFFLIVMVEQVLLAFEEKLGSSSGNSSLAVVHHAHGHMDTHTPVRTVASSSPSLKEEEAEMMDVDSEKPAISGGKSRGQKALTILNACILLVALSIHSVLEGLALGLQLTRTATLDLLIALSLHKGIEAFTISLSIVQTPASRKLKYLTFIVFSFTSPIGIAVGIPITSQENAESVTMLLVNGVLQGLATGTFIFVTFIEILPQELKARGDRMIKFAVMLIGFGIIAGVTSLEFS, encoded by the coding sequence ATGGAGGATTCATTTAAAGTCGAACCTACAGGGCATCCAGGCTACCAAAGTACCATCAAAATAAAGGTGCTGTCGTTGTTTTTACTCCTCTTAATCTCTCTGATAGGTGGCGCCATACCCCTGTACCTGGTCCGAGATGTGGAACTCAACACACCGCGCACCATCAGAAGGAACAGACGCATTAGGCGTGTGGTCAGCATAATGAACTCCTTCTCGGGCGGGGTGTTCCTGGGCATAGCGTTAGTTCATCTTTTGCCGTCGGTACGTGTCCTGCTCACAGATGCACTGAAGGCTAAGGACCCTGAACATGGTGTTTCAGAGTACCCTTGGGCTGAACTTATTGCCTCTGCTGGGTTTTTTCTAATTGTCATGGTGGAACAAGTTTTGCTAGCATTTGAAGAGAAACTAGGCTCGTCTTCGGGGAACTCGAGTCTGGCTGTCGTCCATCATGCTCACGGCCACATGGATACCCACACACCAGTCCGAACAGTGGCAAGCAGCTCTCCATCCCTGAAGGAGGAAGAAGCTGAAATGATGGATGTGGACTCAGAAAAGCCAGCAATATCGGGTGGCAAGTCCAGAGGACAGAAAGCTCTCACAATTTTAAATGCTTGTATCCTTCTTGTAGCCCTTTCCATTCATTCAGTCTTGGAAGGCCTAGCCCTGGGGCTACAGCTCACCAGGACCGCCACTCTCGATCTCCTCATCGCTCTCTCATTGCACAAAGGGATCGAAGCCTTCACAATCTCGTTGAGCATAGTCCAGACACCGGCTAGCCGTAAACTTAAATACCTGACATTCATCGTCTTCAGTTTCACGTCGCCCATCGGCATCGCGGTCGGCATACCCATCACGTCGCAGGAGAATGCGGAGAGCGTCACCATGTTACTGGTGAACGGTGTCCTACAGGGACTGGCAACGGGAACGTTCATCTTTGTCACATTCATCGAAATACTGCCCCAAGAATTGAAGGCCAGAGGTGATCGAATGATCAAATTTGCAGTCATGCTTATAGGTTTTGGTATCATTGCTGGTGTCACAAGTTTAGAATTTAGTTAA